A stretch of Bombus huntii isolate Logan2020A chromosome 7, iyBomHunt1.1, whole genome shotgun sequence DNA encodes these proteins:
- the LOC126868055 gene encoding mucin-5AC-like isoform X1 codes for MACGISFEATATSTVLFLLVLLQAALVWDEVHGAPAKRNDILAGTEFLSVFINGAMATPPQRRRGFRRGGHTSSTGDSATAESHQHEASIYRISRNPGNKQVVPRARNTSGREEVVRFYPISHKTLENRQQNLASLIDELSTTSDISSTRLAPQSSISTTTVTSTTAQEKSPSRTNATSNSTNKAVSRQKVIGVSVTSTVEATPYKVRVEHYDNTDATVVSRPPSSIGISSKDVTKELKNGTTRPPTTRTMSSTTARTLTTTTTTTTTTTSKSPRMTTPSSSSFVTEELSNIVSESNRSEFSVDEGSLSTSWRVQSSVTPRSMNKHTPSFVEHQKEINNNNNNNTNNPSGDMITLPTEENYELPEENAESKEFSEEPMEVQSERYQAQGRKAGRHFDASHYNRPGSKMYSQPSKSYKSPRPYSEPAKLYSESAKGYNEPEKIYGEPAKVYSEPAKVYSEPAKVYSEPAKVYSEPAKVYGEPEKVYSEPSKVYSEPAKVYSEPAKVYSQPAQVYSEPSKLYDSEGQPLSRERGGEPDEQNYEVDESVSVSSNGNVHGPQIMLTEPSNASEVEDGHKVGYVVEGRNYRKYRVEERTPDGFIVGEYGVVSHDDGSLRGVRYTADGTINPRLIYDALMKFLAL; via the coding sequence GTACTGCTGCAGGCGGCACTGGTGTGGGACGAAGTACACGGTGCTCCAGCGAAGAGAAACGACATACTCGCGGGCACGGAATTTCTGTCAGTCTTCATAAACGGCGCCATGGCCACGCCGCCACAGCGACGTAGGGGTTTCAGACGAGGAGGACACACGTCGTCAACAGGAGATAGCGCGACAGCGGAATCGCATCAGCACGAGGCTTCGATTTACCGAATATCGCGAAATCCTGGCAATAAACAAGTCGTCCCGAGAGCGCGCAACACCAGTGGCCGAGAAGAGGTCGTTCGATTCTACCCCATAAGCCACAAAACGTTAGAAAATAGGCAACAAAATCTAGCATCGTTAATCGACGAATTGAGCACCACCAGTGACATATCTTCGACACGGCTGGCTCCTCAAAGTTCAATAAGTACGACGACGGTCACGTCGACGACAGCTCAAGAGAAATCACCATCGAGGACAAACGCAACGAGCAATTCGACGAACAAAGCAGTCAGCCGACAGAAAGTTATAGGTGTCAGTGTGACGTCCACCGTCGAAGCTACGCCGTACAAGGTCAGGGTGGAACATTACGACAATACAGATGCGACAGTCGTATCTCGACCGCCAAGCTCCATCGGAATTTCGTCTAAAGATGTTACGAAAGAGTTGAAGAATGGCACGACAAGGCCTCCTACAACGAGGACTATGAGCTCCACGACTGCGAGAACATTGACCACGACTACtacaacgacgacgacaaccACTTCTAAATCGCCGAGAATGACGACACCGTCGTCTTCAAGCTTCGTCACTGAGGAACTTAGTAACATCGTATCAGAATCGAACAGGAGCGAATTCTCCGTTGACGAAGGCTCGCTGAGCACCAGTTGGCGAGTTCAAAGTTCGGTTACGCCTAGATCGATGAACAAGCACACTCCTTCTTTCGTTGAACATCAGAAggagataaataataataataacaacaatacGAACAATCCTTCAGGGGACATGATCACCCTGCCAACAGAGGAGAACTACGAGTTGCCGGAAGAGAACGCCGAATCAAAGGAGTTCAGCGAAGAACCAATGGAAGTACAGTCAGAGCGCTACCAGGCCCAAGGTCGAAAGGCAGGCAGACACTTCGACGCTTCCCACTACAATCGTCCAGGCTCCAAGATGTATAGCCAGCCATCGAAGAGCTATAAGTCACCACGGCCGTACAGCGAGCCAGCTAAATTGTACAGCGAATCAGCAAAGGGCTATAACGAACCTGAGAAAATTTATGGAGAACCAGCCAAGGTGTACAGCGAGCCAGCAAAGGTTTATAGTGAACCAGCGAAGGTATATAGTGAACCAGCCAAGGTTTACAGCGAACCTGCAAAAGTCTATGGTGAACCAGAAAAAGTGTACTCGGAGCCATCGAAGGTTTACTCGGAACCAGCTAAAGTTTATTCGGAACCAGCGAAGGTTTATTCGCAACCTGCCCAAGTTTATAGCGAACCTAGCAAACTTTACGACTCAGAAGGTCAACCATTGAGTCGCGAACGTGGCGGAGAACCAGACGAGCAGAATTACGAGGTGGATGAATCCGTTAGTGTGAGTAGCAATGGAAACGTCCATGGACCACAGATTATGCTTACGGAACCTTCGAACGCTTCCGAAGTGGAAGATGGTCACAAAGTGGGTTACGTGGTCGAAGGTAGGAACTACAGGAAATACAGGGTCGAAGAGAGAACTCCGGACGGTTTTATCGTTGGGGAATACGGAGTGGTGAGCCACGATGATGGTTCTTTGAGAGGTGTTCGCTATACTGCGGATGGCACCATCAATCCTCGACTCATATACGATGCACTAATGAAATTCCTCGCTTTATGA
- the LOC126868055 gene encoding uncharacterized protein DDB_G0271670-like isoform X2, with product MATPPQRRRGFRRGGHTSSTGDSATAESHQHEASIYRISRNPGNKQVVPRARNTSGREEVVRFYPISHKTLENRQQNLASLIDELSTTSDISSTRLAPQSSISTTTVTSTTAQEKSPSRTNATSNSTNKAVSRQKVIGVSVTSTVEATPYKVRVEHYDNTDATVVSRPPSSIGISSKDVTKELKNGTTRPPTTRTMSSTTARTLTTTTTTTTTTTSKSPRMTTPSSSSFVTEELSNIVSESNRSEFSVDEGSLSTSWRVQSSVTPRSMNKHTPSFVEHQKEINNNNNNNTNNPSGDMITLPTEENYELPEENAESKEFSEEPMEVQSERYQAQGRKAGRHFDASHYNRPGSKMYSQPSKSYKSPRPYSEPAKLYSESAKGYNEPEKIYGEPAKVYSEPAKVYSEPAKVYSEPAKVYSEPAKVYGEPEKVYSEPSKVYSEPAKVYSEPAKVYSQPAQVYSEPSKLYDSEGQPLSRERGGEPDEQNYEVDESVSVSSNGNVHGPQIMLTEPSNASEVEDGHKVGYVVEGRNYRKYRVEERTPDGFIVGEYGVVSHDDGSLRGVRYTADGTINPRLIYDALMKFLAL from the coding sequence ATGGCCACGCCGCCACAGCGACGTAGGGGTTTCAGACGAGGAGGACACACGTCGTCAACAGGAGATAGCGCGACAGCGGAATCGCATCAGCACGAGGCTTCGATTTACCGAATATCGCGAAATCCTGGCAATAAACAAGTCGTCCCGAGAGCGCGCAACACCAGTGGCCGAGAAGAGGTCGTTCGATTCTACCCCATAAGCCACAAAACGTTAGAAAATAGGCAACAAAATCTAGCATCGTTAATCGACGAATTGAGCACCACCAGTGACATATCTTCGACACGGCTGGCTCCTCAAAGTTCAATAAGTACGACGACGGTCACGTCGACGACAGCTCAAGAGAAATCACCATCGAGGACAAACGCAACGAGCAATTCGACGAACAAAGCAGTCAGCCGACAGAAAGTTATAGGTGTCAGTGTGACGTCCACCGTCGAAGCTACGCCGTACAAGGTCAGGGTGGAACATTACGACAATACAGATGCGACAGTCGTATCTCGACCGCCAAGCTCCATCGGAATTTCGTCTAAAGATGTTACGAAAGAGTTGAAGAATGGCACGACAAGGCCTCCTACAACGAGGACTATGAGCTCCACGACTGCGAGAACATTGACCACGACTACtacaacgacgacgacaaccACTTCTAAATCGCCGAGAATGACGACACCGTCGTCTTCAAGCTTCGTCACTGAGGAACTTAGTAACATCGTATCAGAATCGAACAGGAGCGAATTCTCCGTTGACGAAGGCTCGCTGAGCACCAGTTGGCGAGTTCAAAGTTCGGTTACGCCTAGATCGATGAACAAGCACACTCCTTCTTTCGTTGAACATCAGAAggagataaataataataataacaacaatacGAACAATCCTTCAGGGGACATGATCACCCTGCCAACAGAGGAGAACTACGAGTTGCCGGAAGAGAACGCCGAATCAAAGGAGTTCAGCGAAGAACCAATGGAAGTACAGTCAGAGCGCTACCAGGCCCAAGGTCGAAAGGCAGGCAGACACTTCGACGCTTCCCACTACAATCGTCCAGGCTCCAAGATGTATAGCCAGCCATCGAAGAGCTATAAGTCACCACGGCCGTACAGCGAGCCAGCTAAATTGTACAGCGAATCAGCAAAGGGCTATAACGAACCTGAGAAAATTTATGGAGAACCAGCCAAGGTGTACAGCGAGCCAGCAAAGGTTTATAGTGAACCAGCGAAGGTATATAGTGAACCAGCCAAGGTTTACAGCGAACCTGCAAAAGTCTATGGTGAACCAGAAAAAGTGTACTCGGAGCCATCGAAGGTTTACTCGGAACCAGCTAAAGTTTATTCGGAACCAGCGAAGGTTTATTCGCAACCTGCCCAAGTTTATAGCGAACCTAGCAAACTTTACGACTCAGAAGGTCAACCATTGAGTCGCGAACGTGGCGGAGAACCAGACGAGCAGAATTACGAGGTGGATGAATCCGTTAGTGTGAGTAGCAATGGAAACGTCCATGGACCACAGATTATGCTTACGGAACCTTCGAACGCTTCCGAAGTGGAAGATGGTCACAAAGTGGGTTACGTGGTCGAAGGTAGGAACTACAGGAAATACAGGGTCGAAGAGAGAACTCCGGACGGTTTTATCGTTGGGGAATACGGAGTGGTGAGCCACGATGATGGTTCTTTGAGAGGTGTTCGCTATACTGCGGATGGCACCATCAATCCTCGACTCATATACGATGCACTAATGAAATTCCTCGCTTTATGA